Proteins co-encoded in one Aspergillus flavus chromosome 2, complete sequence genomic window:
- a CDS encoding sister chromatid cohesion protein SCC2/Nipped-B, whose protein sequence is MDRNWHPAVQVVINGPPQAQAHTSSGLPQRRDKPLSVEEALQYSPMSSSPIFGLDCILRPDVGRPPNTTSINHILQSGRTTLTELNGEVSSGRDESSRLETSREYLQQLLDGDQLTEFKFKVPIASRNGQRSLPTPSSEHTSTRSNLGSFARMMLESTDIAFRYPSVSQTEDEKRSQKASSWNSKAHAAIKSTPASYNQHNYVPSNLSVVIPVKSIPPDADGRIISKRRKLNTDGDDNLAAIRLKDQKEEADAALVKLQDLLHEIFEAEDQLEPGTASATTAEQSNAVFMAPRALDITGSLLSSDIHSRLQKAIRKVVGFNRLQDIPSDYLNRIQKLCEKPVIAAQSPDLGLEDPSNDSEAQEWLKKIDDMHNALLAVGTLLLTMSGSQTERDLCPEDLIEAIPNVLNQTFDHCVIPAVEARPGGKEAHHFEFFSAQKRVIGGLIQQSKKALALFADFLSRIDVSEGTVTAAEFFACKLIFVENSHTEKDSAVGFQKYESVRRGAMDVLAKVFSKYPAQRPFILDEILVSLEKLPSTRQSARQFKLADGKNIQLLTALVMQLVQTTALDVPTSRSSRTKSKLPSSGDDDEDEQLDDARGKEDDDGTELSMEQLATKVNRLYDNAVRSAQYIVKFIVQRAMTSTKTGDQPYRNILDLFTEDLIGVLGSTDWPAAELLLRIMASHMVGIADLDKSPATAKSMALELLGWMGSAISDLIVTAQHLLPTMEESDSELTDYLKQLFEDYSGHALHPQDLVVSEGPYRITLEYFLQVRHLDDWQLTSARGYYLAQWAKSFCSVYYNADERDDVTYDDMTENLVDLFAKFFSDPLWLETHRHFNNISAAHGRFSYIVTVLNSSFCKAFDTILKVLLNSIASDQAKVRSRSLKSVIYMLEKDPSLLDRDTSVMRVILRCATDASPMVRDSALSLIAKCISLKPKLEEDGCRSILTCAADPTAGVRKRCIGLLKDIYLKTSRTELKLAILDSFLQRTGDLEESVSTLARQTFEEIWLAPFYELVDSAHDGPKLKVGLGERVTLFVSLVQRSETALETLGGCLRKILSDSSKSSSSNFKVCKAMVSTMFEKLVEDSDAGKEFQQALLQTITVFAKANANLFRPDQLETLHPYIGHLATAEDLFLFRSVVVIYRCVLPYLSSAHNTLLKEVQNDLFKSVAKLARSELNEVMACLWTINGVLQNTDRLVKLTISVLKPIQHYKNIDLSDNANMAVLARAKSYIRIAGCVGRHCDLEKYEPHFKNAFPSWKGGSVAGLMVDSIIPFTLSKQPLELRVMALESLGSICQSWPAQFSRDESRRILSTVFKEDNPSLQNIVLRAFADFFAMHEGKAEKSVLPSAKALDQESTTRLGGSLKASDNDGAAALIAQHFLQNMLRVAQSRQDSYALTAIELIASINRQGLVHPKECAGVLVSLETSTVPSIAKVAFETHKMLHQQYESMFEREYMRAIQEAFYYQRDVVGDSTGALSRPYVAKLAPLFEIIKISNSRYQKKFLSNLCAKVNFELKKLDTTGNPPEHLLLARFVAHNLAFFEYAQLSELVPTIGCMERIVASTGTVVAHAIETELFSTKPELPQGEGVTIPTAETASHLVPLQQINPQTLRQLAAAAAALSMLWEARTYLRRVYGVTAHVRNKEAKAASKELNKSATKVHGVTGDKCWDAINRNMTSLDSEENMVSKCREFATLLAIDDEFKVDDNIDAEGDDGVTDMDDAGAFGTSSGPRPMKRKSSMSGQNPTKRARGRKPGSGKKRASTESDAESDWN, encoded by the exons ATGGACCGCAACTGGCATCCGGCCGTTCAGGTCGTCATCAATGGCCCTCCTCAAGCGCAGGCTCACACTTCTAGTGGGCTACCACAGCGCCGGGACAAGCCATTATCTGTGGAAGAGGCTTTGCAGTACTCACCCATGTCCAGTTCTCCAATATTTGGCCTAG ATTGCATATTACGCCCTGATGTTGGCCGACCCCCTAATACTACCTCTATCAACCATATCCTTCAATCCGGCCGTACTACTTTGACCGAACTCAATGGCGAAGTTTCGTCTGGGCGCGATGAGTCGAGCCGGTTAGAGACATCTCGAGAATATCTGCAACAGTTGCTGGATGGTGACCAGTTAACGGAGTT CAAGTTCAAGGTTCCTATAGCCTCTCGTAATGGCCAGCGTTCCCTTCCTACTCCTTCCAGCGAACATACTTCCACTCGCAGCAATCTAGGCTCATTCGCGAGAATGATGTTGGAATCGACAGATATAGCATTTCGCT ATCCCTCGGTATCGCAAACTGAGGATGAAAAGCGCTCTCAAAAGGCTAGTTCCTGGAATTCGAAAGCACATGCGGCAATTAAGTCGACACCCGCGTCCTACAATCAACATAATTATGTGCCGAGCAACTTGTCCGTGGTAATTCCAGTCAAATCGATACCCCCCGACGCGGATGGCCGTATTATTTCAAAGCGGAGGAAGCTCAATACTGATGGGGACGATAATCTTGCGGCAATCCGGCTCAAGGACCAGAAAGAGGAGGCAGATGCAGCTTTAGTGAAACTTCAGGACTTACTTCATGAGATATTTGAAGCTGAGGATCAACTAGAACCAGGCACAGCATCTGCTACAACGGCTGAGCAGTCAAATGCGGTATTCATGGCTCCTCGGGCGCTTGACATCACTGGTTCGCTTCTGTCTTCGGATATCCACAGTCGTCTCCAGAAGGCTATCCGGAAGGTAGTGGGATTCAACAGACTTCAGGATATCCCGTCGGACTATTTGAACAGGATTCAAAAGCTTTGTGAAAAGCCCGTCATTGCTGCGCAATCACCTGATCTGGGATTGGAGGATCCCTCCAACGACTCGGAGGCCCAAGAATGGCTGAAGAAGATAGACGATATGCATAATGCTCTTCTTGCAGTAGGTACCCTATTACTGACTATGTCGGGCTCTCAGACGGAACGGGACCTTTGCCCTGAGGATCTGATTGAAGCTATTCCAAACGTTCTCAATCAAACATTCGACCACTGTGTCATCCCTGCTGTAGAAGCTCGACCCGGTGGGAAAGAGGCCCATCATTTTGAGTTCTTCTCTGCCCAGAAACGTGTCATCGGGGGATTGATTCAGCAAAGCAAAAAGGCTCTGGCGCTTTTCGCTGATTTCCTTTCACGGATAGACGTTTCTGAAGGGACAGTCACCGCGGCTGAATTTTTTGCTTGCAAACTAATATTTGTAGAAAATTCTCACACAGAGAAAGATTCTGCAGTGGGGTTCCAGAAATATGAGTCCGTTCGACGCGGGGCTATGGATGTCCTTGCCAAAGTATTCTCCAAATACCCCGCTCAGCGCCCATTTATTTTGGATGAGATTTTAGTTTCACTGGAAAAGCTGCCGTCAACGCGGCAAAGTGCAAGACAATTCAAGCTCGCCGATGGCAAGAATATCCAGCTTCTAACAGCGTTAGTCATGCAACTAGTTCAAACAACTGCTCTAGATGTACCAACGTCACGTTCATCAAGAACGAAATCTAAACTTCCATCTTCAggtgacgacgacgaagacgaacAGCTGGATGATGCACGCGGaaaggaagacgatgatgggACCGAATTGTCCATGGAGCAGTTAGCAACGAAGGTCAATCGCCTCTACGATAATGCCGTCCGCAGTGCTCAGTATATAGTCAAGTTTATTGTTCAACGAGCAATGACATCCACCAAAACAGGTGATCAGCCGTATCGGAACATTCTTGATTTGTTTACCGAGGATTTGATCGGCGTCCTAGGGTCGACAGACTGGCCAGCCGCAGAGCTACTCCTCCGCATAATGGCCTCTCATATGGTTGGCATTGCCGATCTGGATAAGAGTCCTGCTACTGCAAAGAGCATGGCACTTGAGCTCCTCGGCTGGATGGGATCTGCGATATCAGATCTTATTGTGACTGCCCAGCATTTACTTCCAACAATGGAAGAATCTGACAGTGAGCTGACTGACTATCTAAAACAGTTATTTGAAGATTACTCTGGCCACGCCCTCCATCCTCAAGATCTCGTTGTCTCAGAAGGTCCCTATCGAATAACTCTGGAGTATTTTCTTCAAGTTCGTCACCTGGACGATTGGCAACTCACTAGTGCGCGGGGTTACTATCTGGCGCAGTGGGCAAAGTCTTTTTGTTCGGTCTACTATAATGCAGACGAGAGAGACGATGTCACTTATGATGATATGACTGAAAACCTTGTCGATCTTTTTGCAAAGTTCTTTTCTGACCCACTGTGGCTGGAAACCCACAG GCATTTTAACAATATATCCGCTGCACATGGAAGATTCTCATACATAGTGACCGTTCTGAACTCAAGCTTTTGCAAAGCTTTCGATACGATCTTGAAGGTTCTACTCAATTCTATTGCCAGTGACCAAGCCAAAGTTCGCAGTCGCAGCTTGAAAAGCGTTATCTACATGCTTGAGAAAGACCCAAGCCTTCTCGATAGGGACACATCTGTGATGCGCGTTATTCTTCGATGTGCCACTGATGCATCCCCTATGGTGCGTGACTCTGCGCTCTCTCTGATTGCGAAATGCATTTCCCTAAAACCGAAACTTGAAGAGGATGGCTGTCGGAGTATATTGACCTGTGCTGCTGATCCAACTGCCGGTGTAAGAAAAAGATGCATTGGTTTACTGAAGGATATCTATCTCAAGACCTCACGTACTGAGCTGAAGTTAGCGATTCTGGACAGCTTCCTTCAACGAACAGGAGACCTTGAAGAGAGTGTCTCCACTCTGGCGCGTCAGACTTTCGAGGAGATCTGGCTGGCCCCTTTCTACGAGCTTGTTGACTCAGCGCACGATGGTCCTAAATTGAAGGTTGGCTTGGGGGAACGAGTGACACTATTCGTTAGCTTAGTGCAGCGCAGCGAGACAGCGCTCGAAACGCTTGGCGGCTGTCTCAGAAAAATTCTGTCCGACAGCTCTAAatcatcatcttcgaatTTTAAAGTGTGCAAGGCAATGGTCTCTACTATGTTCGAAAAGTTGGTGGAGGATAGCGATGCAGGAAAAGAATTCCAGCAAGCTCTCCTACAGACGATAACTGTGTTCGCAAAGGCAAATGCGAATCTATTCCGCCCCGACCAGTTGGAAACTCTTCACCCTTACATTGGACATCTTGCCACTGCGGAAgacctcttcctcttccgatcTGTGGTTGTGATTTATCGATGTGTTTTACCATACCTCTCCTCTGCTCACAACACTCTCTTGAAGGAAGTACAAAATGATCTGTTCAAAAGCGTTGCCAAACTTGCTCGCTCAGAACTGAATGAAGTGATGGCCTGTCTCTGGACTATCAACGGGGTTCTGCAGAATACCGACAGACTTGTGAAGCTTACCATTTCTGTGCTCAAGCCAATACAACATTACAAGAACATTGACCTTTCTGACAATGCCAATATGGCTGTTCTTGCTCGAGCTAAAAGCTATATCCGGATCGCGGGTTGTGTCGGACGACATTGTGATCTCGAAAAGTATGAACCACACTTCAAAAACGCTTTCCCATCTTGGAAAGGCGGATCAGTAGCTGGTTTGATGGTCGATTCGATCATCCCATTTACCCTTTCGAAACAGCCACTCGAACTAAGAGTAATGGCTCTAGAGAGCCTTGGCTCTATCTGCCAGTCCTGGCCTGCTCAATTCAGTCGAGATGAATCGAGACGGATACTATCCACTGTTTTTAAGGAGGATAACCCGAGCCTTCAGAACATCGTCTTGCGGGCATTTGCAGACTTCTTTGCAATGCACGAAGGCAAAGCTGAAAAGTCGGTTTTGCCCTCTGCCAAAGCCTTGGACCAAGAAAGCACTACGAGGTTAGGCGGCTCGCTGAAGGCCAGCGATAATGATGGGGCAGCTGCATTAATTGCTCAGCATTTCCTTCAGAATATGCTTCGAGTTGCGCAATCACGACAGGATTCTTATGCTCTAACTGCTATTGAATTGATTGCTAGTATTAACCGTCAGGGGCTTGTCCATCCAAAAGAGTGTGCAGGCGTGCTTGTGTCACTAGAGACGTCCACTGTTCCCTCTATCGCTAAAGTTGCGTTCGAGACACATAAAATGCTCCATCAACAGTATGAATCTATGTTTGAAAGAGAATACATGCGAGCCATTCAGGAAGCCTTCTATTACCAACGCGACGTTGTCGGAGATTCCACCGGTGCGCTGAGCCGTCCGTATGTTGCCAAGTTGGCACCACTGTTTGAGATAATCAAGATCAGTAACAGCCGGTATCAGAAGAAATTTCTTTCAAACCTCTGCGCAAAAGTTAATTTCGAGCTTAAGAAGCTTGATACCACTGGTAATCCACCAGAACACCTTTTGCTAGCGCGTTTTGTGGCTCATAATCTCGCCTTCTTTGAGTATGCACAACTTTCCGAGCTTGTGCCGACTATTGGCTGTATGGAGCGAATTGTAGCTTCTACTGGGACGGTTGTAGCCCATGCCATTGAAACGGAACTCTTTTCCACTAAGCCAGAACTGCCGCAAGGGGAGGGAGTAACTATTCCCACCGCAGAGACCGCATCCCATCTGGTGCCCTTGCAGCAGATTAACCCGCAAACTCTGCGGCAGTTAGCTGCTGCAGCCGCGGCGCTTTCGATGCTCTGGGAAGCTCGCACGTACCTCCGCCGCGTTTACGGGGTGACTGCCCATGTTCGCAACAAGGAGGCTAAAGCTGCGTCTAAGGAGCTGAACAAGTCGGCCACAAAGGTCCATGGCGTGACTGGCGATAAATGCTGGGACGCCATCAATCGAAACATGACGTCCTTGGACAGCGAAGAGAACATGGTTAGCAAGTGTCGGGAGTTCGCCACATTGCTTGCCATTGACGATGAATTCAAAGTCGACGATAACATCGATGCGGAAGGTGACGACGGTGTTACTGATATGGACGATGCAGGGGCTTTTGGAACTTCGAGTGGGCCGCGTCCTATGAAACGAAAGAGCTCCATGTCAGGGCAGAATCCCACAAAGAGGGCCCGGGGAAGAAAGCCTGGATCAGGCAAGAAGAGAGCCAGCACAGAGTCTGATGCCGAATCTGATTGGAACTGA
- a CDS encoding RNA polymerase I transcription factor TFIIS, subunit A12.2/RPA12: protein MSAIGSLIFCNDCGNLLDESSGDPTKLIVCSICGARNRDIVPKTIVSESKASAFPSTLRAKRSAVQNLTAADKRTEALTQHTCARCGRKEMYFTTVQLRSADEGSTVFYTCVCGYKYVIRLPFAVDGHSRTMLIFDLQGNTKQLNIRKDFYFGFTAVHL, encoded by the exons ATGTCCGCAATTGGGTCCTTGATCTTTTGCAATGACTGCGGAAACTTATTAGATGAGTCGTCTGGTGACCCTACAAAACTCATCGTCTGCAGTATCTGCGGAGCTCGTAATCGAG ACATTGTCCCTAAAACTATCGTCTCTGAATCCAAAGCGAGTGCTTTTCCTTCGACACTGAGGGCAAAAAGATCTGCAGTCCAAAACTTGACAGCTGCAGATAAAAGAACAGAAGCTCTTACACAACATACTTGCGCGAGATGTGGCAGGAAAGAGATGTACTTCACAACCGTGCAATTGCGCAGTGCAGACGAAGGAAGCACGGTCTTTTACACTTGCGTTTGCGGTTACAAGTACGTGATTCGACTTCCATTTGCCGTCGATGGCCATTCGCGCACGATGCTAATATTTGATTTACAGGGAAACACAAAACAACTAAACATCAGAAAAGACTTCTATTTTGGGTTCACGGCTGTACATCTATAA
- a CDS encoding Deoxyhypusine hydroxylase (HEAT repeat protein) has product MASSAVDQPEGVDETILTLRKVLVNESEPLARRFRALFSLKYIACLQPPTEKTLPAIQAIAAGFTSSSALLKHELAYCLGQTRNPDAVSYLLEVVKNTEQDAMCRHEAAEGLGALGFDTSLDVLKALRDDEKEEDVIRETCDIAVDRILWENSEERKSEKLKPSDFTSIDPAPPLPMASSQPSISDLEKTLLDTKLPLFQRYRAMFALRDLASPPDLPTAVEAVEALAKGLKDPSALFRHEVAFVFGQLCHPASVPSLTETLSDQKEMGMVRHEAAEALGSLGDVEGVEDTLKKFLNDPEQVVRDSIIVALDMAEYEKNGEMEYALVPDSAAPAAVSAA; this is encoded by the exons ATGGCTTCTTCTGCAGTTGACCAACCTGAGGGAGTGGATGAGACCATCCTGACTCTTCGCAAAGTTCTCGTTAATGAGTCCGAGCCGCTTGCTCGCCGATTCCGCGCCCTGTTCTCCCTGAAGTACATTGCTTGTTTGCAACCACCCACCGAGAAGACATTACCTGCGATCCAGGCAATTGCAGCTGGTTTTACGTCGTCCTCGGCTTTGCTGAAGCATGAGCTCGCATACTGCTTGGGCCAAACTCGTAATCCAGACGCAGTCTCGTACTTACTGGAAGTGGTGAAGAACACTGAACAAGATGCAATGTGTCGCCATGAAGCCGCAGAGGGTCTCGGTGCTCTGGGGTTTGATACTAGTCTGGATGTCCTAAAAGCCTTGCgggatgatgagaaagaagaggatgttaTTAGGGAGACATGTGACATCGCCGTTGACAGAATTCTTTGGGAGAATTcggaagagaggaagagcgaGAAACTGAAGCCTAG TGATTTTACCTCGATTGACCCAGCCCCACCACTCCCAATGGCGTCCAGCCAGCCTTCTATTTCCGACTTGGAAAAAACATTGCTTGACACAAAGCTCCCTTTGTTCCAAAGATACCGCGCTATGTTTGCCCTGCGCGACCTTGCTTCGCCCCCAGATCTTCCTACAGCTGTCGAAGCTGTCGAAGCGTTGGCAAAAGGACTCAAGGATCCGTCTGCTCTCTTCCGCCATGAAGTTGCCTTTGTATTCGGTCAGCTCTGCCACCCGGCATCTGTTCCTAGTCTCACAGAAACCCTCAGCGACCAGAAAGAAATGGGTATGGTGCGACACGAGGCTGCTGAGGCTCTTGGTAGCTTGGGTGATGTTGAAGGTGTGGAGGACACCCTAAAGAAGTTCTTGAACGACCCAGAGCAGGTGGTGAGAGACAGCATTATTGTGGCTCTAGATATGGCGGAGTATGAGAAGAACGGGGAGATGGAGTATGCGTTGGTGCCGGATTCAGCAGCCCCTGCTGCTGTATCTGCTGCTTGA
- a CDS encoding putative NADH-ubiquinone oxidoreductase 18 kDa subunit (NADH-ubiquinone oxidoreductase subunit), producing the protein MSLFRAGNFACFRAGRLAAPINARFLSTNTGRGDPSVKTSPADAPAVPPKDSSLIRQEGPAEAMARHQPDYEATIDHGTSKFSPVPKRVMDGSEPGDTVPAAVLSGAPTDLQARTVRIYRPSKPATQSGTWHQHHWRMDWDVLQKGHRWENPLMGWQSSADNMQGTHLNFKSKEDAIMFAQKQGYEYFVQEPNERRFVPKAYANNFVHEPKKIKHIRTK; encoded by the exons ATGTCGCTTTTCAGAGCTGGAAACTTCGCCTGCTTCAGAGCTGGTCGGCTTGCCGCGCCTATAAATGCTCGTTTCTTGTCCACCAACACCGGTCGAGGCGACCCTTCCGTGAAAACCAGCCCTGCTGATGCCCCGGCGGTACCCCCCAAGGACAGCTCATTGATTCGCCAGGAGGGCCCTGCTGAGGCAATGGCTCGCCACCAGCCGGATTACGAGGCCACAATTGATCACGGCACCTC GAAATTCTCTCCTGTGCCTAAGCGTGTCATGGATGGAAGCGAGCCCGGTGACACCGTTCCAGCTGCTGTTCTTTCTGGTGCTCCTACCGACCTCCAGGCTCGTACTGTCAG AATCTACCGCCCCTCGAAGCCCGCCACGCAATCCGGTACCTGGCACCAGCACCACTGGCGGATGGATTGGGATGTGTTGCAGAAGGGCCACCGCTGGGAAAACCCTCTGATGGGTTGGCAATCGTCTGCTGATAATATGCAGGGCACTCATCTGAACTTCAAGTCCAAGGAGGATGCCATCATGTTTGCGCAGAAGCAAGGCTATGAGTATTTTGTTCAGGAGCCAAATGAGCGCAGATTCGTTCCTAAGGCTTATGCGAACAACTTCGTTCACGAACCGAAGAAGATCAAGCACATCAGGACCAAATAA
- a CDS encoding putative mitochondrial F1F0 ATP synthase subunit F yields the protein MSYITRRGLSTLIPPKIASPNAIGAAKDAARMDRVVNFYARLPRGSAPEVKPTGLIGRYQARYFGKNPSAAPLAHAIGGILLLGYSMEYYFHLRHHKNHPH from the exons ATGAGCTACATCACTCGCCGAGGTCTTTCGACCCTGATCCCTCCCAAG ATCGCTTCTCCTAAC GCAATTGGCGCTGCCAAGGATGCTGCCCGTATGGACCGCGTTGTGAACTTCTATGCCCGCCTTCCCCGTGGCTCGGCTCCTGAAGTTAAGCCTACTGGTCTCATTGGCCGCTACCAGGCTCGTTACTTCGGCAAGAACCCCTCTGCTGCTC CCCTTGCTCACGCCATCGGTGgcattctcctcctcggctaCAGCATGGAGTACTACTTCCACCTCC GTCACCACAAGAACCACCCCCACTAA